Below is a genomic region from Mesorhizobium sp. NZP2298.
AGCCGCGCGCGTCGGGCACGATGGCCTTGCCGGCGGCGACCTCCCACAGGAGGAAGGGCAGAGAGGTGACGAGCGCGGCGACCGACATGGCCAACATCAGGCTCTGCCAGTGCATCACCGGTTTCAGCCGCAAGCCGACCGTATAGCCGCTGTAGAGGACGACCGCGACCAGCATGATGGCGTCGCCGAAATTGAGTTCCAGCGTCAGCAGTCGGCGCGGGTCGCCGTGGCAGGCGGTCAGGATCACGCCGGCAATGGTCAGCACGACGCCGGCAATCTGCGCCCAACTCACACGCAGGCGGAAGAAGATGAAGTTGGCGACGATGATCAGCACCGGCATCGCCGCCTGTTCGATCGAGACGTTGATGGCTGTCGTGTAGTTGAGCGCCGTATAGAAGATGGTGTTGAACAGGGTGAAGCCGCTGGCCCCAAGTGCCACCAGCACGAACCAGTGCCGGCGCACCACCGGCCAATCCTGCTGGATCGTGCGCCAGCCGATCGGCAGCAGGATCGCGACCGCCAGCACCCAGCGCAGGAAGACCAACGTCATCGGCGAGACATGATCGACCGCCAGCTTGCCTGCCACCGAATTGCCTCCCCACAGCAAGGTGGTGAGCAGCAGGAATATGTAGGCGCTTCGATGCATCGCGGGATTCCAGCTGCGGCGGGCGCGCCGGGGTGTTTGCCGGCCTACTGCGCCGGCGAGCCCAAGTAAATGATGTCAAAGCCGAAAATTGTTGTGCCTCAGGGCATTTTCGGCGGCAAAGAAAGGTCGCACTCGCGAGGTCTTGACGCTATAGAGGCCTGTCGTTTCGAACCATATCCAGGCCGCTCGGCGGCATCTCAAGGGAAAAGAAACATGGCCAATGTGGTGGTCGTCGGCTCGCAGTGGGGTGACGAAGGCAAGGGCAAGATCGTCGACTGGCTGTCGGAGCGCGCCGATGTCGTGGTGCGTTTCCAGGGTGGCCACAATGCCGGCCACACGCTGGTCGTCGACGGCAAGGTCTACAAACTGTCGCTGTTGCCGTCCGGTGTCGTGCGGCAGGGCAAGCTGTCCATCATCGGCAATGGCGTGGTCTTCGACCCGCATGCTTTCGTGGCCGAAGTGGCGAAACTCAAGGCGCAGGGCGTCGAAGTGACGCCAGATCGCCTGAAAATAGCCGAAAACACAGCGCTTATCCTGTCGGTGCACCGGGAGCTGGACGGATTCCGCGAGGACGCCGCCTCAAATTCCGGAACGAAGATTGGCACGACCCGCCGGGGTATCGGTCCGGCCTATGAGGACAAGGTGGGTCGGCGCGCGGTGCGGGTGATGGATCTGGCGGATTTGGACACGCTTCCCCTGAAGGTCGACAGGTTGCTGACGCATCACAATGCGCTGCGCCGTGGGCTTGGCCACGCGGAAGTCACGCATGACGCGATCATGGCGGAGTTGACGTCGGTCGCGGATGAGATCCTGCCCTATATGGACCGTGTCTGGAAAATCCTCGACGACAAGCGCCGCGCCGGCGAGCGCATCCTGTTCGAGGGCGCGCAAGGCACGCTGCTCGATATCGATCACGGCACTTATCCCTTCGTCACCTCATCCAACACGGTGGCCGGACAGGCCGCCGCCGGCTCCGGTGTCGGTCCGGGCGCCATCGGCTACGTGCTCGGCATCACCAAGGCCTACACGACGCGCGTTGGCGAAGGTCCGTTCCCAACCGAACAGAAGAACGAGATCGGCGAATTCCTCGGCACGCGCGGTCATGAGTTCGGCGTCGTCACCGGGCGCAAGCGCCGCTGCGGCTGGTTCGACGCGGTGCTGGTGCGCCAGGCCGTCGCCGTCAACGGCATCAAGGGCATCGCGCTGACCAAGCTCGACGTGCTCGATGGGCTGGACGAGATCAAGGTCTGCACCGGCTACCGTCTCGATGGCGAGACGATCGACTACCTGCCGGCGAGCCAGGGCGCGCAGGCCCGTGTCGAGCCGGTCTACGAGACGCTGGAGGGGTGGAAAGGCACCACTGCCGGCGCGCGCAGCTGGAACGACCTGCCGGCCCAGGCGGTCAAATATGTCCGCTACATCGAGGAGTTGATCGGCGCGCCGGTAGCACTCCTCTCCACCAGCCCGGAACGGGATGACACGATACTTGTGACCGATCCGTTTCAAGACTAGTTTCTGAAGCCTTTCCGGGCATCGCGGCTGATTTGCGGGGGCCGGCGCGGGCGCAAAATACAGGTCGACTGAAGCATGGCAGATTTCGTTGCTATTCTGAAAAAGGCGCTCGACAAGCACGGCGACGAGACGCCCGAGAAGCGTACGCGCATCTATGACAGCGTTCGAACCATGCTGGCGAAGAAGCTTGCGGAATATTCGCCGCCGCCGGCTCCCGAAGCCATAAACACGCAGAAGCGCTCGCTGGAAGACGCCATCGTGGTCGTCGAGCGGGACTATGCCAAGAGCGTGCCGGAAACAGACCCGCTCGCCGAGCTGGAGCACATTTTTTCCTCCATCGACCGCAACAAGAACCAGCCGAGCCACACGCGCCAGCCGGCGAAGGCCGAGCCGGCGTGGCCGACGCCGCCAGCCGCCAAGCCGGAACCCTACCGGCCGGCGCCACCGCCCGCCGCCAAGGCCGAGCCGAGCTGGCAGAAGCCCACGCCGGTGCAACCGGCGGCTCCGAACCTTGCCGACCATGCCTTGCCGGGCATGGATGCGGACCAGGACGATGACCGGGCCGATGTCTTCCCGAATGACGAAGAGCCGGAGGCGGCCGATACATTCCAGCGCTTGCGTCCGGCCGAACGCAAGCGCAGCTATGGCGGGCTGATCGCCGCCGTTGCCGCCTTGCTGGTCGTTGCCGGCGGCGGCTATGGCATCTGGCTGAACAAGGACGCCTTCAGCAGGATGCTGGGCCTGGACGGCGGCAAGGTTGTTGCCAAGACCGAGCCGGTGAAACCGGCGCCGGCCAAGCCGGCTACCGACGCTCCGGCGACGCCACCGGTGCCGGCAGCCGGCGCCGAAGGAACCAAATTCACGCAGCGCCTGACGCCTGAAGGCGGCGAAACCGATCCCGGCCCGGCCGGGGGACAAAGCGGCATAGGCGAGGGTGAATCCGTCGCCGCGCTGACGACGCCACCTTCGGCGACCAACGCCCCGGCCACTCCGCCACCAGTCACCGGCGCGCCTGCCGCGACCACGCCTGCGCCGGGTGCCGCACCCGCGACACCGCCCGCCAACGGAACCGCACCCGCGGCACCGGCCGATGCCGCCGCCACACCGTCGCCCGCGCCGGCGGGCGCCTCGCCCGCGGCGCCGGCGGCCGCTCCGGCGACGGAAGCTTCGGTGCCGGTTGGCCAGAAGGCGATCTTCTATGAGGAGCGCACCAGCACGGCACAGGGGTCGGCCGAGCCCGGCAGCATCGTCTGGTCCCTGGTGCAGGAATCGCCAGGTGGCGACCTGCCGCCCGAGCCGGCGATCCGTGCCGAGGCGACCATCCCCGGCAAGGATATCCAGTTGCGCATGACCATCCGCCGCAACACCGACCAGACGCTGCCGGCCAGCCATATCATCGAGATGATCTTTCTGACGCCCGACGGTTTCGAAGGCGGCGGTGTCGACAACATCCTGCGCGTCGCCATGAAGAGCTCCGAACAGGATGCCGGCAGCCCACTGATCGGCATTCCGGCCAAGATCGCCGACGGCTTCTTCCTCGTCGCGCTCAACGACACCAAGGCCGACGAGGACGCCAACATGACCCTGTTGCGCGGCCAGGACTGGATCGACGTACCGGTGGTCTACAAGACCGGACGGCGGGCGCTGCTGACCATGGAAAAAGGTATTCCCGGCGAGAAGGTGTTCGACGAGGCGATCAAGGCCTGGCAGGCGAAGACGGCAGGCTGAGAGAGCGGCCGTTTCAAGAGCAGTATGGCTATAGTCACGGGGTCAAAACGGCCGATACTTGGCTAAGGGCAGTCCGTTGCGCCTGACATAATCGTTCCAGCCTTCGATGGCTTGCTTGTTCTCTTCCTGCCATCGGCGCGTCTTTTCCGCTGCAATCACCTTGGCGATACCGGTCTCCGCGGCACGAGAGATGTCGATGCCTAATCCCTTGGCGTCTTCGAGCAGCTGCAAGCTGATCGATATCTTGACGGATTTTCGCTGAAGTTTGCGTTTCGATTGAAGCATGGGGTTGCCCTCTATGCGTCCAACATAGACGCATAACCTCGCAGGCACCCAACTACCCCTCCATCTCCTCGCGCAGCATCTCCAGCTCCAGCCATTCTTCCTCGAGCGCGGCCAGCGTCGCGCGTTCCTTGTCGAGGGCGGCGATGGTCTTCTGGAACGAGGCCGGATCGCGCTCGTAATAGGCCGGGTCGGCGATGTTGTTCTCCAGCCGCGAGATCGATGCGGTCACCGCCTCGATTTTCTTCGGGAGCGATTCCAGGGCGAATTTCTGCTTGAACGACAGTTTTTTCGCGGGCCCTTTTGGGGCTGCCGGTTCGCTTTTGCCTGCCGCTGGCGCATCGGCGGCTTCCGCCTTGGCACGCGCCTTGCGGTCGTCGAGCCTGGTGCCGCCGCGCTGCGCCAGCATGTCGGAATAGCCGCCGGCATATTCGACCCAGCGGCCGCCGCCGTCCGGCGCGATGATGCTGGTCACGGTGCGGTCGAGGAAATCACGGTCGTGGCTGACCAGGATGACGGTGCCGGCAAAACCAGCGACCAGTTCCTGCAGCAGTTCCAGCGTCTCCATGTCGAGATCGTTGGTCGGCTCATCGAGCACCAGCAGGTTTGCCGGCCGCGCCAGCACGCGCGCCAGGATCAGCCGCGCCCGCTCGCCGCCGGACAGTTCGCGCACCGGCGTGCGCGCCTGCTCCGGCTTGAACAGGAAATCCTTCATGTAGGAGACGACATGGCGCTGCTCGCCGTTGATGACGAGGTTCTCGCCGCGCCCGTCGGTGAGGTATTGCGCCAGCGTCTCCTGCGGGTCGACCGCCTCGCGCTTCTGGTCGAGCGTGGCGATTTCCAGATTGGTGCCGAGACGCACCGAGCCGGCATCCGGCGCCAATTCGCCGGTCAGCATCTTCAACAACGTCGTCTTGCCAGCGCCGTTCGGCCCGACGAGGCCAACACGGTCGCCACGCTGGATGCGGGTCGAGAACCCCTTGACCACGGTAAGGTCGCCAAAGCTCTTCTCGATGTTCTTCGCCTCGATCACCAGCTTGCCGGATTCGGCGGCATCGCTCGCCACCATGGTAGCGTTGCCTTCGGCGCCGCGATGGCCGCGGAAGCGCTGGCGCATGGTCTGCAGCTCGCCGAGGCGGCGCATGTTGCGCTTGCGCCGCGCCGTCACGCCATAGCGCAGCCAATGCTCCTCGCGCACGATCTGGCGGCCAAGCTTGTGTTGCTCGCGCTCTTCCTCCTCCAGGATGAGATCGCGCCATTCCTCGAAATGGCCGAAACCCTTGTCCAGCCTGCGGGTCTGGCCACGGTCGAGCCAGACAGTGGCGCGCGACACGCGTTCGAGAAAGCGGCGGTCGTGCGAGATGACGATGAGCGCCGAAGAGGTGCGGACGAGCTCTTCTTCGAGCCATTCGATGACCGACAGGTCAAGATGGTTGGTCGGCTCGTCAAGCAGCAGAATGTCGGGTTCCGGCGCCATGACGCGGGCCAGGGCGGCGCGCCTGGCCTCGCCACCTGAGAGATCGCCCGGCCGCTCTTCGCCCGACAAGCCAAGATGCTCCATCAGATAGGAGGCGCGGTACGGATCGTCGGCGGGCCCGAGCCCCGCCTCGACATAGGCGCGCACGGTGGCGAAACCTTCCATGTCGGGCATCTGCGGCAGATAGCGGACGGTCGCGGAAGGTTGGCGGAAGACTTCGCCGTCCTGCGGCTCGATCAGGCCGGCGGCGATCTTCAGCAGCGTCGACTTGCCGGAGCCATTGCGGCCGACCAGCGCGATCTTGTCGCCGGCCGAAGCGGTCAAGGCGGCGCCGTCGAGCAGCGGCGTGCCGCCGAAGGTCAGTTTTATCCCATCGAGATTGAGAAGAGGCGGGGCCATGTCAGCTTTCGGGCAAAGGATAGGGATGGGCGAGCAGCAGCGCGCGGCCATGGCCGAGCGCGATGTCGAGGCGCCCTCCGGTTTCATCTAACTTGACCTCGTTGGAGATGGTCAGTGATGAGCCGAAGGCCACCTCGACCTGGTTCAGCGGCCATTTGGCTCCAGTGACGGTCAGGCCGGCAAGTTCCGAAAAGCCGAGGATCGAAAACAGCGTGCCGTCGGTATAGTCGAAGCCGGCCTTTCCCAACAGCAGGGGCACGCCTTCCTGGGCGCCGCTGGTCAGCAGCACCTCGGTTCCGGCCTCGGCCAGGCGCAGGGCGAGCGCCAGATGCAGAAAGGCATGGTCGGCACGCTTGCCGCCGAACGCGCCCGCCAGCACAAGGCGGGTCGCTCCGCGCTCGAGTGCGGCGGCGATGGCAAGTTCGCCATCGGTCTTGTCTTTTTCCGCCGGGAAGGTCTGGCGAGGCACCGCGGCGAGGTCGTCCGGCAGATCGGCCGGCACTGAATCGAAATCACCCACCCACAGTTCCGGTACAAGGCCGAGCAGCCTGGCATGTCCGATACCGGCATCGGCGGCGATCACGCGCGAGCCCTCGATCTGGCGGTCGAGCCGGGGCGTGCGGATGAGATCGCCGCCAAGCAGGATGGTGAATGTGCTCATATCTGGTGGCCTGTACCAGCCTGGCAGCGGAAACGGAAGGCGGCAAACTCCCACTTGCGCGGTTCCTCGGCCGGGCCTATGTGTCGAAACGCTCTAACGGGGTGCCGGACGCGATCTTTCGCGGACCGGCTGAGAGGCAGTCTCGCCAACCCGCTGAACCTGATCCGGTTTGTACCGGCGGAGGGATTAGACGTTTCGGACGGTCCGACGCCTCAATTCCTTGTCACGCGAACGAAGGAGGCGCCGATGCGCACGCTCTTATACTCTCTAGTCTCAGCCGTGGTTGTTGCGTTGTCGGGGCCGGCCTTGGCCAAGGACAAGCTCACCGTCTACACCTATGAAAGCTTTACCGCCGACTGGGGTCCAGGTCCCGTGGTGAAGAAGGAATTCGAGGCCGAATGCGGCTGCGATGTCGAGTTCGTCTCGGTTGCCGATGGCGTGGCGCTGCTCAACCGCGTCAAGCTCGAAGGCGCGTCGACCAAGGCCGATATCGTGCTCGGCCTCGACACCAATCTAACCGCCGATGCCAAGGCCAGCGGGTTGTTCGCGCCGCACGGCGCGGTGAGCGACGTCAACGTGCCGGGCGGCTGGAGCGACGATACTTTCGTTCCATTCGACTACGGGTATTTCGCTGTCGTCTACGATACCGAGAAGCTGAAGAGCCCGCCCAAGAGCCTGAAGGACCTGGTCGAAGGCAGCGCCGACGACAAGATCGTCATCCAGGATCCGCGCACCTCGACGCCGGGCCTGGGCCTGT
It encodes:
- a CDS encoding DMT family transporter, whose amino-acid sequence is MHRSAYIFLLLTTLLWGGNSVAGKLAVDHVSPMTLVFLRWVLAVAILLPIGWRTIQQDWPVVRRHWFVLVALGASGFTLFNTIFYTALNYTTAINVSIEQAAMPVLIIVANFIFFRLRVSWAQIAGVVLTIAGVILTACHGDPRRLLTLELNFGDAIMLVAVVLYSGYTVGLRLKPVMHWQSLMLAMSVAALVTSLPFLLWEVAAGKAIVPDARGWTVIVYTAIGASVISQVTYIRGNELIGANRAGLFINLVPIFGTLLSVLIVGETFQLYQALALVLVLGGIALAEYSGRKMAMIPPPRRAEQQEGAT
- a CDS encoding adenylosuccinate synthase, translating into MANVVVVGSQWGDEGKGKIVDWLSERADVVVRFQGGHNAGHTLVVDGKVYKLSLLPSGVVRQGKLSIIGNGVVFDPHAFVAEVAKLKAQGVEVTPDRLKIAENTALILSVHRELDGFREDAASNSGTKIGTTRRGIGPAYEDKVGRRAVRVMDLADLDTLPLKVDRLLTHHNALRRGLGHAEVTHDAIMAELTSVADEILPYMDRVWKILDDKRRAGERILFEGAQGTLLDIDHGTYPFVTSSNTVAGQAAAGSGVGPGAIGYVLGITKAYTTRVGEGPFPTEQKNEIGEFLGTRGHEFGVVTGRKRRCGWFDAVLVRQAVAVNGIKGIALTKLDVLDGLDEIKVCTGYRLDGETIDYLPASQGAQARVEPVYETLEGWKGTTAGARSWNDLPAQAVKYVRYIEELIGAPVALLSTSPERDDTILVTDPFQD
- a CDS encoding type II toxin-antitoxin system CcdA family antitoxin — its product is MQLLEDAKGLGIDISRAAETGIAKVIAAEKTRRWQEENKQAIEGWNDYVRRNGLPLAKYRPF
- a CDS encoding ABC-F family ATP-binding cassette domain-containing protein — translated: MAPPLLNLDGIKLTFGGTPLLDGAALTASAGDKIALVGRNGSGKSTLLKIAAGLIEPQDGEVFRQPSATVRYLPQMPDMEGFATVRAYVEAGLGPADDPYRASYLMEHLGLSGEERPGDLSGGEARRAALARVMAPEPDILLLDEPTNHLDLSVIEWLEEELVRTSSALIVISHDRRFLERVSRATVWLDRGQTRRLDKGFGHFEEWRDLILEEEEREQHKLGRQIVREEHWLRYGVTARRKRNMRRLGELQTMRQRFRGHRGAEGNATMVASDAAESGKLVIEAKNIEKSFGDLTVVKGFSTRIQRGDRVGLVGPNGAGKTTLLKMLTGELAPDAGSVRLGTNLEIATLDQKREAVDPQETLAQYLTDGRGENLVINGEQRHVVSYMKDFLFKPEQARTPVRELSGGERARLILARVLARPANLLVLDEPTNDLDMETLELLQELVAGFAGTVILVSHDRDFLDRTVTSIIAPDGGGRWVEYAGGYSDMLAQRGGTRLDDRKARAKAEAADAPAAGKSEPAAPKGPAKKLSFKQKFALESLPKKIEAVTASISRLENNIADPAYYERDPASFQKTIAALDKERATLAALEEEWLELEMLREEMEG
- a CDS encoding thiamine diphosphokinase, with product MSTFTILLGGDLIRTPRLDRQIEGSRVIAADAGIGHARLLGLVPELWVGDFDSVPADLPDDLAAVPRQTFPAEKDKTDGELAIAAALERGATRLVLAGAFGGKRADHAFLHLALALRLAEAGTEVLLTSGAQEGVPLLLGKAGFDYTDGTLFSILGFSELAGLTVTGAKWPLNQVEVAFGSSLTISNEVKLDETGGRLDIALGHGRALLLAHPYPLPES
- the thiB gene encoding thiamine ABC transporter substrate binding subunit, encoding MRTLLYSLVSAVVVALSGPALAKDKLTVYTYESFTADWGPGPVVKKEFEAECGCDVEFVSVADGVALLNRVKLEGASTKADIVLGLDTNLTADAKASGLFAPHGAVSDVNVPGGWSDDTFVPFDYGYFAVVYDTEKLKSPPKSLKDLVEGSADDKIVIQDPRTSTPGLGLLLWVKSVYGDKAPEAWAKLKAKVLTVTPGWSEAYGLFTKGEAPMVLSYTTSPAYHMVAENTQRYQAASFEEGEYLQIEVAGITTTGAKNPLAAKFIAFMTGPKFQDAIPETNWMFPAGKTDKPLNPAFDKLVKPTKTLLFSPEEVAANRKAWVDEWLAVMSK